In Anguilla rostrata isolate EN2019 chromosome 1, ASM1855537v3, whole genome shotgun sequence, a genomic segment contains:
- the LOC135249713 gene encoding protein unc-79 homolog isoform X8, with product MSTKAEQFASKIRYLQEYHNRVLHNIYPVPSGTDIANTLKYFSQTLLSILSRTGRKENQEASNLAVPMTMCLFPVPFPLTPSLRPQVSSINPTVTRSLLYSVLRDAPSDRGGQQSRDAQLSEYPSLDYQGLYVTLVTLLDLVPLLQHGQHDLGQSIFYTTTCLLPFLSDDILSTLPYTMISTLATFPPFLHKDIIEYLSTSFLPMAILGSTRREGGVPAYVNLSASSMLMIAMQYTSNPVYHCQLLECLMKHKQEVWKDLLYVISYGPSQVKPPAVQMLFHYWPNLKPPGAISEYRGLQYTAWNPIHCQHIECHNAINKPAVKMCIDPTLSVALGDKPPPLYICEECSQRIAGDHAEWLLDVLLPQAEISAICQKKNCSSHVRRAVVTCFSAGCCGRHGNRPVRYCKRCHVNHHSSEVGASAETHLYQTSPPPINTRECGAEELVCTVEAVVSLLKEAEIHAELREYEMNKRRQMGLSASHHSLDNIDFDNKEDDQHDQRLLSQFGIWFLVSLCTPSENTPTESLARLVSMVFQWFHSTAYMMDDEVGSLVEKLKPQFVTKWLKTVCDVRFDVMVMCLLPKPVEFARVGGYWDKSCSTVIQLKEGLNRILCLIPYNVISQPLWECFMPEWLEAIRTEVPDHQLKEFREVLSKMFDIELCPLPFSMEEMFGFISCRFSGYPASVQEQALLWLHVLSELDIVVPLQLLIGMFSDGVNSLKELANQRKARATDLSGNTGARRVSVVSDPGRRGQHSTLSPFPSPFRSPFRSPLRCSPFKNLGHAPAHCALDLDCEDDDMNLGCFILMFDLILKQMELQDDGVTLGLDNSLAKDIMGIVNNVFQAPWGGSHTCQKDEKALECSLCQSSILCYQLGCELLERLAPREEIRLVEPTDSLEDTLIFPRAEFSIGNDQGPEEGDNPAGRQADNPGNQSHSPDNPSMRNNAEKKFSYQQLPVSLKLIYTILQEMAKFDEPDILFNMLNCLKILCLHGECLYLARKDHPQFLAYVQDKMLIPSLWRMLKSEFCQLASLAVPQLLHALSLSHGADIFWGIVDSHFNSKDWKMRFEAVERVAVLCRFLDITSVNKNHLLKYSLAHSFCCFLAAVEDVNPAVATRARLLLDTIKRPALQGLCLCLDFQFDTVVRDRPIILSKLLLLHFLKKDVPALSWEFFVNRFETLSLEAQLHLDCNKEFPFPTTITAVRTNVANLSDAAMWKIRRARFARNRQKSVRSLRDSVKGPAESKRAFSLPETLSNRLPLRLARQEQSAPTLGDMIEKVLPAPLLGQNTPEDDSIIKDLQPEDAGIDHQTVHHLIMVLMKFMAKDKSSAEADIGSAKAFNTVKRHLYVLLGYDQQEGCFMIAPQKMRTSTCFNAFIAGIAQVMDYNIGLGKQLLPLVVQVLKYCTCPQLRHYFQQPPRCSLWALRPHIRQMWLKALLVILYKYPYRDMDVSKVVLHLIHITVNTLNAQYHSCRPHATAGPLYSDNSNISRYSEKEKEEDSVFDESDIHDTPTGAGNKESQTFFARLKRIGGSKSVKYQPVELNAQKSEIELSEYREASALQDSILRCVREESTKKKRLQAMHKQKSLDISNTDSILFNLDEHRRKSCIDRCDLHGPPASAYNARQGDHHTKGSSDGSSGKADGNDNHDRRGSRDSKRPVIPEVRLSCMETLEDKLDSPEDTSEAKEDPDLIDLSSDCTSIPEKHSILSMSDSDSLVFEPLPPLRIVESDEEFENPPGDKPNGRPPVSPAASNSFRPKPVVQVSVEECQAQDPPGSPLKPMRKSPSMTPTASLELPDNKDLIHTEDVSDHSHESPLTLKQKRDLLRKTPAVPEMSLDDACTQPEDIKAGGGSGASPSGRSVFLNIPEDAGSDNQPEGDEEDFGEEEDSDPKNEDDNEEAEFKIQIVPRQRKQRKIAVSAIQREYLDISFNTLDKIADQAGDADHRALSALEKPRESASAPALEAAIPETSSRSSISTQYRQVKRGSLGALTMSQLMKRQLEHQSSAPHNISTWETGATKTSLLSAPSTVSMFVPAPEEFTDEQPTTMTDRCRDCGAVLEEYDEDTLGLAVVVLSMFIHLSPDLAAPLLLDIMQSVGRLASSANFSGQAESMLIPGNAAGVAKQFLRCVFHQLAPNGILPQLFQSNIKDGSFLRTLASSLIDFNELSSVAALNQLLEGLNNKKNLPAGGTMLHCLDNIASFMEALPMDSPSNLWTTICNQFQTFLTKLPSVLPLKCPLDSSLRIIICLLKIPTSSATRSLLEPFSKLLSFVIQYGVFSLSYLVELCGLCYRAFNKVISRPLRPLRNGKKNMAAR from the exons TGGGCTCCACTCGAAGAGAGGGGGGCGTCCCAGCCTACGTCAATCTCTCCGCCTCTTCTATGCTAATGATTGCTATGCAGTACACCTCAAACCCTG TCTACCACTGTCAGCTGCTGGAATGCCTTATGAAGCACAAACAGGAAGTATGGAAG GACTTGCTATATGTCATATCCTATGGACCATCCCAAGTCAAGCCCCCTGCTGTTCAAATGCTTTTCCATTACTGGCCGAACCTCAAGCCTCCTGGTGCTATCAGTGAGTACAGAGGACTACAGTACACAG CCTGGAACCCCATCCACTGCCAGCACATCGAATGTCACAACGCCATAAACAAGCCTGCCGTCAAG ATGTGCATCGACCCCACCCTTTCTGTTGCTCTGGGAGACAAGCCCCCTCCTCTGTACATATGCGAGGAATGCAGCCAGAGAATCGCAGG GGACCATGCAGAGTGGCTTCTTGATGTGCTCTTGCCACAAG CAGAAATATCTGCCATTTGCCAAAAGAAG AACTGCAGCTCCCACGTCAGGAGAGCGGTCGTCACCTGCTTCTCAGCCGGTTGCTGTGGGCGCCATGGCAACCGCCCTGTTCGCTACTGCAAGCGTTGCCATGTCAACCACCACAGCAGCGAAGTGGGGGCCTCTGCGGAGACCCACCTCTACCagacctccccccctcccatcaaCACGCGCGAATGTGGAGCTGAGGAGCTGGTGTGCACTGTGGAGGCTGTGGTGAG TCTGCTGAAGGAAGCGGAGATCCACGCAGAGCTGCGGGAGTACGAGATGAACAAACGCCGACAGATGGGCCTGTCAGCTTCTCACCACTCCTTGGACAACATCGACTTTGACAACAAAGAGGACGACCAGCATGACCAGAGGCTGCTCAGTCAGTTCGGTATCTGGTTCCTG GTGAGCCTGTGCACACCGAGTGAGAACACGCCCACGGAGAGCTTGGCCCGGCTGGTCAGCATGGTGTTCCAGTGGTTCCACTCCACCGCCTACATGATGGACGACGAGGTGGGCAGCTTGGTGGAGAAGCTCAAGCCGCAGTTTGTTACCAAGTGGCTGAAGACGGTGTGCGACGTGCGCTTCGACGTCATGGTCATGTGCCTGCTGCCCAAGCCAGTGGAGTTTGCGCGG GTGGGAGGTTACTGGGACAAGTCGTGCAGCACGGTGATACAGCTGAAGGAGGGTCTCAACCGGATCCTGTGCCTGATCCCCTACAACGTCATCAGCCAGCCGCTTTGGGAGTGCTTCATGCCCGAATGGCTGGAGGCCATCCGCACCGAGGTGCCTGACCACCAGCTCAAGGAGTTCCGGGAGGTTCTCAG TAAGATGTTTGACATTGAGCTGTGCCCACTGCCTTTTTCCATGGAGGAGATGTTTGGGTTCATCAGCTGCCGGTTCTCGGGGTACCCGGCGTCTGTCCAGGAGCAGGCTTTGCTCTGGCTCCAC GTGCTATCAGAGCTGGACATCGTGGTGCCTCTCCAGCTGCTGATTGGCATGTTCTCTGATGGAGTGAACTCACTGAAGGAGCTGGCCAATCAGCGGAAAGCGCGGGCGACGGACCTGTCAGGAAACACAGGGGCTCGAAGG GTGAGCGTGGTGTCGGATCCGGGAAGGCGTGGCCAGCACAGCACCCTGAGCCCCTTCCCTAGCCCCTTCCGCAGCCCCTTCCGCAGCCCGCTGCGCTGCAGCCCCTTTAAGAACCTGGGCCACGCCCCCGCTCACTGCGCCCTCGACCTGGACTGCGAGGACGACGACATGAACCTGGGCTGCTTCATCCTGATGTTCGACCTCATCCTCAAGCAG ATGGAGCTGCAGGACGACGGCGTGACGCTGGGCCTGGACAACAGCCTGGCCAAGGACATCATGGGCATCGTTAACAACGTCTTCCAGGCGCCGTGGGGCGGCTCGCACACCTGCCAAAAGGACGAGAAGGCCCTGGAGTGCAGCCTGTGCCAGTCCAGCATCCTGTGCTACCAGCTGGGCTGCGAGCTGCTGGAGAGGCTGGCCCCCCGGGAGGAGATTCGCCTGGTG GAGCCCACAGACAGCCTGGAGGACACGCTGATCTTTCCCCGGGCTGAGTTCTCCATAGGCAATGACCAAGGGCCTGAGGAGGGAGACAACCCTGccggcagacaggcagacaaccCCGGCAATCAGAGCCACTCCCCGGACAACCCTT CCATGAGGAACAATGCTGAAAAGAAGTTCTCCTACCAGCAGCTGCCAGTGTCCCTCAAGCTCATTTACACCATACTACAG GAAATGGCTAAATTTGATGAGCCAGACATCCTCTTCAACATGTTGAACTGCTTGAAAATCTTGTGTCTTCACGGCGAGTGTCTGTATTTGGCCCGCAAAGACCACCCTCAGTTCCTTGCCTATGTCCAGGACAAGATGCTGATACCCAG CCTGTGGCGTATGCTGAAGTCTGAGTTCTGCCAGCTGGCCTCCCTGGCAGTGCCCCAGCTCCTGCAtgccctctccctgtcccacgGTGCTGACATCTTCTGGGGGATCGTGGACAGCCACTTCAACAGCAAGGACTGGAAGATGCGTTTTGAAGCAG TGGAGAGAGTGGCCGTGCTGTGCCGGTTCCTGGACATCACCTCCGTGAACAAGAACCACCTGCTGAAGTACTCGCTGGCCCACTCCTTCTGCTGCTTCCTGGCCGCCGTGGAGGACGTGAACCCGGCCGTGGCCACCCGCGCCCGGCTGCTCCTGGACACCATCAAGAGGCCCGCGCTGCAG ggcctgtgtctgtgcctggaCTTCCAGTTCGACACGGTGGTGAGGGACCGGCCCATCATCCTGAgcaagctgctgctgctccacttCCTCAAGAAGGACGTCCCGGCACTCAGCTGGGAGTTCTTCGTCAATCGCTTCGAGACGCTGTCCTTGGAGGCCCAGCTGCACCTTGACTGCAACAAGGAGTTCCCTTTCCCCACCA CCATCACGGCCGTGCGGACTAACGTGGCCAACCTGAGCGACGCCGCCATGTGGAAGATCCGACGGGCGCGCTTCGCGCGGAACCGGCAGAAGAGCGTGCGCTCCCTGCGCGACAGCGTGAAGGGCCCGGCCGAGTCCAAACGGGCCTTCTCCCTCCCCGAGACGCTGAGCAACAGACTGC CTCTAAGGCTTGCGAGGCAAGAGCAGTCTGCCCCAACTCTGGGAGATATGATAGAGAAAGTCCTGCCAG CCCCTCTCCTAGGCCAGAACACGCCTGAGGATGACTCAATCATTAAGGACCTGCAaccagaggatgctgggatagaccACCAGACGGTGCACCACCTGATCATGGTGCTGATGAAGTTCATGGCGAAGGACAAGAGCAGCGCTGAGGCGGACATCGGCAGCGCCAAGGCCTTCAACACGGTCAAGCGCCACCTCTACGTGCTGCTGGGCTATGACCAGCAGGAGGGCTGCTTCATGATCGCTCCACAGAAGATGAGAACCTCCACCTGCTTCAACGCCTTCATCGCCGGTATCGCTCAG GTTATGGATTACAACATTGGACTGGGGAAGCAGctgctccccctggtggtgcaGGTGCTGAAGTACTGCACCTGTCCCCAGCTGCGGCACTACTTCCAGCAGCCGCCCCGCTGCTCTCTCTGGGCTTTGCGTCCACACATCCGTCAGATGTGGCTCAAGGCCTTGCTGGTCATTCTCTACAAG TACCCCTACCGAGACATGGACGTGAGCAAGGTGGTGCTTCACCTGATCCACATCACTGTCAACACCCTGAACGCCCAGTACCACAGCTGCAGGCCCCACGCCACCGCGGGGCCTCTGTACAGCGACAACTCCAACATCAGCCGCTACAGCGAGAAGGAAAAAG AGGAGGACAGCGTGTTTGATGAGTCTGACATCCATGATACCCCAACTGGGGCAGGCAACAAGGAGTCTCAGACCTTCTTCGCCCGACTGAAGAGAATTGGGGGCAGCAAGTCCGTGAAGTACCAGCCTGTGGAGCTGAATGCTCAGAAAA GTGAAATTGAGCTGTCGGAGTATCGCGAGGCCAGCGCCCTGCAGGACAGCATCCTGCGCTGCGTGAGGGAGGAGAGCACAAAGAAGAAGCGGCTGCAGGCCATGCACAAGCAGAAGTCCCTGGACATCAGCAACACCGACTCAATCCTCTTCAACTTGGACGAGCATCGCAGGAAGTCCTGCATCGACCGCTGTGACCTGCACGGCCCCCCGGCCTCCGCCTACAATGCGCGCCAGGGGGACCACCACACTAAGGGGTCCTCCGATGGCTCCTCGGGCAAGGCGGACGGCAACGACAACCATGACCGGCGTGGCTCCAGGGACAGCAAGAGGCCCGTCATCCCAGAGGTGCGACTGAGCTGCATGGAGACCTTGGAGGACAAGCTGGACTCCCCCGAGGACACGTCGGAGGCCAAAGAAGACCCCGACCTCATTGACCTCTCCTCTGACTGCACCTCCATCCCTGAGAAGCACTCCATCCTCTCCATGTCCGACAGCGACTCCCTGGTCTTTGAGCCCCTGCCGCCCCTTCGGATCGTGGAGAGTGACGAGGAGTTCGAGAACCCCCCTGGTGATAAGCCCAACGGGAGGCCGCCTGTATCCCCGGCCGCCAGCAACAGCTTCCGCCCAAAGCCTGTGGTGCAAGTGAGCGTGGAGGAGTGCCAGGCCCAGGACCCTCCAGGAAGCCCCTTGAAACCAATGAGAAAGAGCCCTTCCATGACCCCCACTGCCTCTCTGGAGCTTCCAGACAACAAAGATCTCATCCACACTGAAGACGTAAGTGACCATTCCCACGAAAGCCCATTGACCCTCAAGCAGAAGAGGGACCTTCTGAGAAAGACTCCCGCAGTTCCCGAAATGTCCCTGGATGATGCCTGCACTCAACCAGAGGACATCAAAGCTGGCGGGGGGTCGGGTGCCAGTCCCTCCGGGAGGTCCGTATTCCTGAACATCCCAGAAGATGCGGGTTCTGACAACCAACCAGAGGGAGACGAGGAAGActttggggaggaggaggacagcgacCCCAAGAATGAGGACGACAATGAGGAAGCTGAGTTTAAGATCCAGATCGTGCCTCGCCAGCGCAAACAGAGAAAGATCGCTGTCAGCGCCATTCAGAGGGAATACCTGGACATCTCCTTCAACACTCTGGACAAGATCGCAGACCAGGCCGGAGATGCAG ATCACAGAGCTCTGTCCGCTCTGGAAAAGCCGCGGGAATCCGCCTCGGCTCCCGCTCTCGAAGCCGCAATCCCAGAAACGAGCAGCCGCTCTTCGATATCAA CTCAGTACCGGCAGGTGAAGCGCGGGTCCCTGGGGGCCCTGACCATGAGCCAGCTCATGAAGAGGCAGCTGGAGCACCAGTCTAGCGCCCCGCACAACATCAGCACCTGGGAGACGG GTGCTACCAAGACCAGTCTTCTGTCTGCTCCCAGTACAGTCAGCATGTTTGTGCCAGCCCCTGAGGAGTTCACGGATGAGCAGCCCACCACCATGACAGACAG GTGTCGTGATTGTGGGGCGGTGCTGGAGGAGTACGATGAGGACACCCTGGGGCTGGCAGTAGTGGTGCTGTCCATGTTCATCCACCTGAGCCCAGACCTGGCTGCTCCCCTGCTCCTGGACATCATGCAGTCTGTGGGCCG gtTAGCATCCAGTGCTAATTTCTCTGGCCAAGCCGAGAG CATGTTGATCCCGGGAAACGCCGCTGGCGTGGCCAAACAGTTCCTGCGGTGCGTGTTCCACCAGCTGGCCCCCAACGGCATCCTGCCTCAGCTGTTCCAGAGCAACATCAAAG ATGGAAGTTTCCTGAGAACTCTGGCTTCTTCTCTCATTGATTTTAATGAACTGAGTTCTGTGGCTGCACTGAACCAGCTGCTGGAG GGTCTGAATAATAAGAAGAACCTGCCTGCGGGGGGCACTATGCTGCACTGCCTGGACAACATCGCAAGCTTCATGGAGGCCCTCCCAATGGACTCCCCCAGCAACCTGTGGACCACCATCTGCAACCAGTTCCAGACCTTCCTCACCAAGCTGCCCTCTGTGCTACCGCTGAAG TGTCCCCTAGACTCCAGCTTAAGAATCATTATTTGCCTGCTAAAGATTCCCACTTCAAGCGCCACGAGG AGCCTTCTGGAACCCTTCTCCAAATTGCTCAGCTTCGTGATTCAGTACGGCGTCTTCAGCCTGTCCTACCTGGTGGAGCTGTGCGGCCTGTGCTACCGAGCCTTCAACAAGGTAATAAGCCGCCCGCTTCGTCCCCTCCgtaacggaaaaaaaaacatggccgcGCGGTGA